Proteins from one Neodiprion fabricii isolate iyNeoFabr1 chromosome 5, iyNeoFabr1.1, whole genome shotgun sequence genomic window:
- the LOC124183440 gene encoding uncharacterized protein LOC124183440, whose amino-acid sequence MKNFVETQLSWLALLLTAFYSLLASCRGESCGPEELARCARPLQTLSSDWSELVTTKEQLQRVCIELSSAVSCIKRYTAQCMNEPQRQHFNELYVDVNTAIMELCQEGPYQDNFLKHMPCMQQVKPQFDSCSHKYTAQMQEMRVIKPNDPMKEICCSFQNYLDCSYRTVLVKCGEETATFTKEFFDRTSSSLIKKHCEKFPIKKCLSSSGAVAKTEGLFLSIVLLTVGRYLFL is encoded by the exons ATGAAAAACTTCGTCGAAACTCAACTTTCTTGGCTCGCCCTTTTGTTGACAGCATTTTACTCCC TGCTGGCAAGCTGTCGAGGCGAATCATGCGGACCAGAAGAATTGGCCCGATGTGCAAGACCGTTGCAAACCCTCTCAAGCGACTGGTCAGAATTGGTTACTACGAAGGAACAACTCCAACGAGTCTGCAT AGAACTATCGTCGGCGGTGTCGTGCATAAAAAGGTACACCGCTCAATGCATGAACGAACCTCAACGGCAACACTTCAACGAACTTTACGTAGACGTGAATACAGCGATAATGGAACTCTGTCAGGAGGGACCTTATCAAGACA ATTTTCTAAAACACATGCCGTGCATGCAACAAGTCAAACCGCAATTCGACAGCTGTTCGCATAAATATACAGCCCAGATGCAGGAGATGCGTGTTATCAAGCCCAACGATCCAATGAAAGAGATTTGCTG TTCATTCCAAAATTATCTCGACTGTTCGTATCGCACGGTGTTGGTAAAATGCGGCGAGGAAACCGCTACTTTTACAAAAGAATTCTTCGATAGAACATCTTCCTCTCTGATCAAG AAACATTGCGAAAAGTTCCCGATCAAGAAATGTCTGTCTAGTTCAGGAGCCGTAGCCAAAACCGAAGGACTATTTTTATCGATAGTTTTACTCACAGTCGGCAGATACTTATTCCTCTAA